In Xanthomonas sp. SI, the following are encoded in one genomic region:
- a CDS encoding aldo/keto reductase yields MSLDHYRLLGRSGLRVSPISLGTMTFGNDWGWGADEAEAGRLFARYVDHGGNFIDTANTYTNGSSETLLGKFAEGRRDRLVIASKYTLNPFPGDPNGGGNHRKNLLQSVEASLKRLRTDYLDLLYLHIWDDTTPVEEVMRGFDDLVRAGKIVYAGISDTPAWQVARMQTLADLRGWSPLVALQIEYSLAQRTVEAELVPMAEALGLAVLAWSPLTMGILTGKYSRQDLAAVQRRAADGQASAERGDAAHAHEMLTERALDIADVVKQVAAEIGRSPAQVALAWLLQRPGGGAIPIVGARTLAQLDDNLGALELQLDAAQLQRLDAVSEVAHPFPHAFVRLPMPRQLVSGGTRLRPRTPAI; encoded by the coding sequence ATGTCCCTCGACCACTACCGCCTGCTCGGCCGCTCCGGCCTGCGCGTCAGCCCCATCTCGCTGGGCACCATGACCTTCGGCAACGACTGGGGCTGGGGCGCCGACGAAGCCGAAGCCGGGCGCCTGTTCGCGCGCTACGTCGACCATGGCGGCAACTTCATCGACACCGCCAACACCTACACCAACGGCAGTTCCGAGACCCTGCTCGGCAAGTTCGCCGAAGGCCGCCGCGACCGCCTGGTGATCGCCAGCAAGTACACGCTCAACCCCTTCCCCGGCGACCCCAACGGCGGCGGCAACCACCGCAAGAACCTGCTGCAGTCGGTGGAGGCCAGCCTGAAGCGGCTGCGCACCGACTACCTGGACCTGCTGTACCTGCACATCTGGGACGACACCACGCCGGTGGAGGAAGTGATGCGTGGCTTCGACGACCTGGTCCGCGCCGGCAAGATCGTCTACGCCGGCATCTCCGACACGCCGGCCTGGCAGGTGGCGCGGATGCAGACCCTGGCCGACCTGCGCGGCTGGTCGCCGCTGGTGGCGCTGCAGATCGAATACAGCCTGGCGCAGCGCACGGTCGAGGCCGAACTGGTGCCGATGGCCGAGGCGCTCGGGCTCGCGGTGCTGGCCTGGTCGCCGCTGACCATGGGCATCCTGACCGGCAAGTACAGCCGCCAGGATCTGGCCGCGGTGCAGCGCCGCGCTGCGGACGGCCAGGCCAGCGCCGAGCGCGGCGATGCCGCGCATGCGCACGAAATGCTGACCGAGCGCGCGCTGGACATCGCCGACGTGGTCAAGCAGGTCGCCGCCGAGATCGGCCGTTCGCCGGCGCAGGTGGCGCTGGCCTGGCTGCTGCAGCGACCGGGCGGCGGCGCGATCCCGATCGTCGGCGCGCGCACCCTGGCGCAGCTGGACGACAACCTGGGCGCGCTGGAACTGCAGCTGGACGCGGCGCAGTTGCAGCGGCTGGATGCGGTCAGCGAAGTGGCGCATCCGTTCCCGCACGCGTTCGTGCGCCTGCCGATGCCGCGGCAACTGGTGTCCGGCGGCACCCGCCTGCGCCCGCGTACGCCGGCGATCTGA
- a CDS encoding aldo/keto reductase, with translation MQTRTLGRNGPRVSALGLGCMGMSAFYGGRSDDAASIAVIHAALDHGVTLIDTADMYGPHTNEVLVGKALAGRRDQAFLATKFGIKLDPKDPSVRGVDGRPEYVQAACEGSLQRLGVDHIDLYYQHRVDPNVPIEDTVGAMARLVEQGKVRFLGLSEAAAGTIRRAHAVHPITALQSEYSLWSRDPESDQVLDTVRELGIGFVPYSPLGRGFLTGAIRSPEDFEADDYRRHSPRFQGENFARNLQLVEQVRTLAQAKGVTPGQLALAWVLAQGDDLVPIPGTKRLAYLEENLGALQVTLSAEDLAQIEAIFPVDAAAGTRYPPAMMATLQR, from the coding sequence ATGCAAACCCGCACTCTCGGCCGCAACGGCCCCCGCGTGTCCGCCCTCGGCCTCGGCTGCATGGGCATGAGCGCGTTCTACGGCGGCCGCAGCGACGACGCGGCCTCGATCGCGGTGATCCATGCCGCGCTCGACCACGGCGTCACCCTGATCGACACCGCCGACATGTACGGCCCGCACACCAACGAGGTGTTGGTCGGCAAGGCGCTGGCCGGGCGCCGCGACCAGGCGTTCCTGGCCACCAAGTTCGGCATCAAACTCGACCCCAAGGATCCCAGCGTGCGCGGCGTCGACGGCCGCCCCGAGTACGTGCAGGCCGCCTGCGAGGGCAGCCTGCAGCGCCTGGGCGTGGACCACATCGACCTGTACTACCAGCACCGAGTGGACCCGAACGTGCCGATCGAGGACACCGTCGGTGCGATGGCGCGGCTGGTGGAACAGGGCAAGGTGCGCTTCCTGGGCCTGTCCGAGGCGGCCGCCGGCACCATCCGCCGCGCGCATGCGGTGCACCCGATCACCGCGCTACAGAGCGAGTACTCGCTGTGGTCGCGCGATCCGGAGAGCGACCAGGTGCTGGACACGGTGCGCGAGCTGGGCATCGGCTTCGTGCCCTACTCGCCGCTGGGCCGCGGCTTCCTGACCGGTGCGATCCGCTCGCCGGAGGACTTCGAGGCCGACGACTACCGCCGCCATTCGCCGCGTTTCCAGGGCGAGAATTTCGCCCGCAACCTGCAACTGGTGGAACAGGTGCGCACGCTGGCACAGGCCAAGGGCGTGACCCCCGGCCAACTGGCGCTGGCCTGGGTGCTGGCGCAGGGCGACGACCTGGTGCCGATCCCGGGCACCAAGCGCCTGGCCTACCTGGAAGAGAACCTGGGCGCGCTGCAGGTGACGCTGAGCGCCGAGGATCTCGCGCAGATCGAGGCGATCTTCCCGGTGGACGCCGCCGCCGGCACCCGTTACCCGCCGGCGATGATGGCAACGCTGCAGCGCTGA
- a CDS encoding ATP-grasp domain-containing protein produces MPSAPAVLITGARAPVALDLARRFAAQGWRVHLADSVACRISGWSRAVTASHRIAPARYAPAAYIADLNALVARQRIALLLPTCEEVFYLARYRHALPAQLDVLVDGFDTLRALHSKWHFLHLARTLDADVDVPDSVQVRSLAQARDWAGSAPLVLKPEYSRFGVHVRVHPHGLPADAPPLPEQGNWVAQRYCAGEERCSYAVARDGVLLAHAVYRPRYRLQRSSSYYFDAAPAPQIERFTAQLVRSLRFSGQLSFDWIVSAQGRYSVIECNPRATSGLHLFAASDPLVAALDGSHRDPAALVRPAPTRAAMLGPLMLGVALPVALRHGRLRQWHDDYARADDVLAPRGDRRPLAGALRDLGSHARLALAQRCTLREASTRDTEWDGEALPPP; encoded by the coding sequence GTGCCTAGCGCGCCGGCGGTGCTGATCACCGGCGCACGTGCGCCGGTGGCGCTGGACCTGGCACGCCGTTTCGCCGCGCAGGGCTGGCGCGTGCACCTGGCCGACAGCGTGGCCTGCCGCATCTCGGGCTGGTCGCGCGCGGTGACCGCCAGCCATCGCATCGCCCCCGCACGCTACGCGCCGGCCGCCTATATCGCCGACCTCAACGCGCTGGTCGCGCGCCAGCGCATCGCGCTGCTGCTGCCGACCTGCGAAGAGGTGTTCTACCTGGCCCGCTACCGGCACGCGCTGCCGGCGCAGCTGGACGTACTGGTGGACGGCTTCGACACGCTGCGCGCGCTGCACAGCAAATGGCACTTCCTGCATCTCGCCCGCACGCTCGATGCCGACGTGGACGTGCCGGACAGCGTGCAGGTGCGCAGCCTGGCGCAGGCGCGCGACTGGGCCGGTAGCGCGCCGCTGGTGCTGAAGCCGGAATACTCGCGTTTCGGCGTGCACGTGCGCGTGCATCCGCATGGCCTGCCTGCAGACGCGCCACCTTTGCCCGAACAAGGCAACTGGGTCGCGCAACGCTATTGCGCCGGCGAGGAGCGCTGCTCGTACGCGGTGGCCCGCGACGGCGTGCTGCTGGCGCATGCGGTATACCGCCCGCGCTACCGGCTGCAGCGCAGCTCCAGCTATTACTTCGACGCCGCGCCGGCGCCGCAGATCGAGCGCTTCACCGCGCAACTGGTGCGCTCGCTGCGCTTCAGCGGACAGCTCTCCTTCGATTGGATCGTCTCGGCGCAAGGCCGCTACAGCGTGATCGAATGCAATCCGCGTGCGACCAGCGGCCTGCACCTGTTCGCCGCATCCGACCCGCTGGTCGCCGCGCTGGATGGCAGCCACCGCGACCCGGCCGCGCTGGTGCGCCCGGCGCCGACGCGCGCGGCGATGCTCGGCCCGCTGATGCTAGGCGTCGCGCTGCCGGTGGCGTTACGTCATGGTCGGCTCCGCCAGTGGCACGACGACTACGCCCGCGCCGACGATGTGCTCGCGCCACGCGGCGACCGGCGTCCGCTGGCCGGCGCGCTGCGCGACCTGGGCAGCCATGCGCGACTGGCGCTGGCCCAGCGCTGCACGCTGCGCGAGGCGTCCACCCGCGATACCGAATGGGACGGCGAGGCCCTGCCGCCGCCATGA
- a CDS encoding glycosyltransferase — translation MISFIVPAHDEAALIGDTLASLHIAAEALRLDYETLVVADACSDDTAQIARRHGAQVLDVQLRHIAATRNAGAAASRGRYLLFVDADTRVNTPLLAAALRALHTGAVGGGAQVQLLGAVAWHERVAQTLFGWLFRRTGIAPGCFLFCTRSAFDAAGGFDERYYAGEDVALSRALARRGRFVILREPVHTSDRKLRSFSKREHLGLLLQLLRRGRGMLRSREALGFWYGQRRGR, via the coding sequence GTGATCTCGTTCATCGTTCCCGCCCACGACGAAGCCGCCCTGATCGGCGACACCCTGGCGTCGCTGCATATCGCCGCCGAAGCCTTGCGGCTGGACTACGAGACCCTGGTCGTCGCCGATGCCTGTAGCGACGACACCGCGCAGATCGCGCGCCGCCATGGCGCGCAGGTGCTGGACGTGCAATTGCGGCACATCGCCGCCACCCGCAATGCCGGCGCCGCCGCCAGCCGCGGCCGTTACCTGCTGTTCGTCGATGCCGACACCCGCGTCAACACGCCACTGCTGGCAGCGGCCTTGCGCGCGCTGCACACCGGCGCGGTCGGCGGCGGCGCGCAGGTGCAGCTGCTCGGCGCCGTCGCCTGGCACGAACGCGTGGCGCAAACCCTGTTCGGCTGGCTGTTCCGCCGCACCGGCATCGCCCCGGGCTGCTTCCTGTTCTGCACGCGCAGCGCGTTCGATGCCGCCGGCGGTTTCGACGAACGCTATTACGCCGGCGAGGACGTGGCGCTGAGCCGCGCGCTGGCCCGGCGCGGGCGCTTCGTGATCCTGCGCGAGCCGGTGCACACCTCCGACCGCAAGCTGCGCAGCTTCAGCAAGCGCGAGCACCTGGGCCTGCTGCTGCAGTTGCTGCGCCGTGGCCGCGGCATGCTGCGCTCGCGCGAGGCGCTGGGGTTCTGGTACGGGCAGCGTCGCGGCCGCTAG
- a CDS encoding MBL fold metallo-hydrolase yields MSVATLRWRLYEAGHCTHPERATRRGATLTPCQFPALAALLQHPVHGNLLFDTGYSQHFLDATAQFPERLYRVLTPVHLAPGQSLREQLARDGIDAAAIDWIVLSHFHGDHVGGVADFAQARIACAQQAWNDLQRRGRLAALREGFLPALLHGARARMHWFEALPACAAPAALRGFGTLRDLFGDGSVLLVPLPGHAPGHYGLWFEDAHGPVFLVADAAWSSAAIADGTPPPALVTHLLGEHRVYRDTLARLHALRLAEPALRMVPSHCRQWRPTAHEGVGA; encoded by the coding sequence ATGAGCGTAGCCACGCTGCGCTGGCGGCTGTACGAAGCCGGGCACTGCACCCATCCCGAACGCGCCACGCGCCGCGGCGCAACGCTGACGCCCTGCCAGTTCCCGGCGCTGGCGGCGCTGCTGCAGCACCCGGTGCACGGCAACCTGCTGTTCGACACCGGCTACTCGCAGCACTTCCTCGATGCGACCGCGCAGTTCCCCGAGCGCCTGTACCGCGTGCTGACGCCGGTGCACCTGGCGCCGGGCCAGTCGTTGCGCGAACAGTTGGCCCGCGACGGCATCGACGCGGCGGCGATCGACTGGATCGTGCTGTCGCATTTCCATGGCGACCACGTCGGCGGCGTGGCCGATTTCGCGCAGGCGCGCATCGCCTGCGCACAGCAGGCCTGGAACGATCTGCAACGGCGCGGGCGGCTGGCGGCGCTGCGCGAAGGCTTCCTGCCGGCGCTGCTGCACGGCGCGCGCGCGCGCATGCACTGGTTCGAGGCATTGCCGGCATGCGCGGCGCCCGCGGCGCTGCGCGGTTTCGGCACGCTGCGCGACCTGTTCGGCGACGGCAGCGTGCTGCTGGTGCCGCTGCCCGGACACGCACCCGGCCACTACGGGCTGTGGTTCGAGGACGCGCACGGGCCGGTGTTCCTGGTCGCCGATGCGGCCTGGTCCAGCGCCGCGATCGCCGACGGCACGCCACCGCCGGCGCTGGTCACCCACCTGCTCGGCGAGCACCGCGTCTACCGCGACACCTTGGCGCGGCTGCATGCGCTGCGCCTGGCCGAACCGGCGCTGCGCATGGTGCCCTCGCATTGCCGGCAATGGCGGCCGACCGCGCACGAGGGCGTCGGTGCCTAG
- a CDS encoding GNAT family N-acetyltransferase has translation MGENSKLEIRNAVMADRQAIVALLAALDYAGTEDFIEARLAQLLAHPDQALLVAAAEGDVVGVLSLHFLPQLALAGDICRISYFCVDDRARSAGMGQRLLAQGEALARQRGCDRLEVHCHRRRERAHAFYRREGFVEAPKYFAKSLRE, from the coding sequence ATGGGCGAGAACAGCAAGCTGGAGATCAGGAACGCGGTGATGGCGGACCGGCAGGCCATCGTGGCGTTGCTGGCGGCGCTGGACTATGCCGGAACCGAGGACTTCATCGAGGCGCGCCTGGCGCAGCTGCTGGCGCATCCGGACCAGGCCTTGCTGGTGGCCGCCGCAGAGGGCGACGTCGTGGGCGTGTTGTCGCTGCATTTCCTGCCGCAGTTGGCATTGGCGGGGGACATCTGCCGCATCAGCTATTTCTGCGTGGACGATCGCGCGCGCAGCGCCGGGATGGGGCAGCGTTTGCTGGCGCAGGGCGAGGCGTTGGCGCGGCAGCGCGGCTGCGACCGCCTGGAGGTGCACTGCCATCGCCGGCGCGAACGGGCGCACGCCTTCTATCGGCGCGAAGGCTTTGTCGAAGCGCCCAAATATTTCGCCAAGTCGCTGCGCGAATAA
- a CDS encoding LysR family transcriptional regulator, with the protein MAASPLPAVVAFARVAHHASFTRAADELGVSASALSQTVRTLEAQLGVRLLHRTTRRVALSEHGARFLERVKPGLAQIEAAFLDLDTVRERPAGRLRITLPRVVADQLVMPWLPSFLARYPQIEVELCVDPALVDVVAEGFDAGIRLGECLARDMIAVPLGPMQRQVICAAPGYFRRHPPPQTPADLIEHDCIVHRMSNGRRMAWEFTRDGRDFEVEVTGTLVFNDSGLTHAAALAGLGLAQGFESVVAADVAAGHLLRVLDDWQQPFAGFYLYYPAREHLAPKLRVFIDHLRAANAAAE; encoded by the coding sequence ATGGCTGCCAGCCCCCTGCCTGCCGTGGTCGCCTTCGCCCGCGTCGCCCACCACGCCAGCTTCACCCGCGCCGCCGACGAACTCGGCGTCTCGGCCTCGGCCCTGTCGCAGACGGTGCGCACGCTGGAAGCGCAACTGGGCGTGCGCCTGCTGCACCGGACCACGCGCCGGGTGGCGCTGAGCGAACACGGCGCGCGCTTCCTGGAAAGGGTGAAACCGGGCCTGGCGCAGATCGAGGCGGCGTTCCTGGACCTGGACACGGTGCGCGAACGCCCGGCCGGGCGCCTGCGCATCACCCTGCCGCGGGTGGTCGCCGACCAACTGGTGATGCCGTGGCTGCCGTCGTTCCTGGCGCGCTATCCGCAGATCGAAGTGGAGTTGTGCGTGGACCCGGCGCTGGTGGACGTGGTGGCCGAGGGCTTCGATGCCGGCATCCGCCTGGGCGAATGCCTGGCGCGCGACATGATCGCGGTGCCGCTGGGGCCGATGCAGCGCCAGGTGATCTGCGCGGCACCGGGCTATTTCCGGCGCCATCCGCCGCCGCAGACGCCGGCCGACCTGATCGAACACGACTGCATCGTGCACCGCATGAGCAATGGCCGGCGCATGGCCTGGGAATTCACTCGCGACGGCCGCGATTTCGAAGTGGAGGTGACCGGCACCCTGGTGTTCAACGACAGCGGCCTGACCCATGCCGCCGCGCTGGCAGGGCTGGGCCTGGCGCAGGGCTTCGAATCGGTGGTCGCCGCCGATGTCGCCGCCGGCCACCTGCTGCGCGTGCTCGACGACTGGCAGCAACCCTTCGCCGGCTTCTATCTGTACTACCCGGCGCGCGAACACCTGGCGCCGAAACTGCGCGTGTTCATCGACCATCTGC
- a CDS encoding NAD-dependent epimerase/dehydratase family protein, giving the protein MARILVTGASGFIGAHIVRALAAEGAQVRASGRNAAALAAFAGDPRIDVVRADLCRDDLAALLDGCDAVIHCAALSAPWASAELFRQANVVATERMLAAAQRARVRRFVHFSSPSIYFRFADQYQVTEDFTPPARWIGGYPQTKWEAEEKVRAAAAAGLPALVLRPRAVFGHGDNAIVPRLLAVAQRGWFPLVHGGRAMIDVCCVENAVAAALAALRAEHLGDGRAYNISNGTPIAVRDLLTELFAVLQLRVRLLPVPRRVALALATVGEQIALRRRGQPEPRLSRYGIGVLGYSQTLDIGRARRELGYAPVLSTEAGLAALART; this is encoded by the coding sequence ATGGCGCGCATCCTGGTCACCGGCGCCTCCGGTTTCATCGGCGCGCATATCGTCCGCGCCCTTGCCGCCGAAGGCGCGCAGGTCCGCGCCAGCGGCCGCAATGCCGCCGCACTGGCCGCCTTCGCCGGCGACCCGCGCATCGACGTGGTCCGCGCCGACCTGTGCCGCGACGATCTGGCCGCGCTGCTCGATGGCTGCGACGCGGTGATCCACTGCGCCGCGCTGTCCGCGCCGTGGGCCAGCGCCGAGCTGTTCCGCCAGGCCAACGTGGTCGCCACCGAGCGCATGCTCGCCGCGGCGCAACGCGCGCGGGTGCGCCGCTTCGTGCACTTCAGTTCGCCGAGCATCTATTTCCGCTTCGCCGACCAGTACCAGGTGACGGAGGACTTCACCCCGCCGGCGCGCTGGATCGGCGGCTATCCGCAGACCAAGTGGGAAGCGGAGGAGAAAGTGCGTGCCGCCGCCGCGGCCGGGCTGCCGGCATTGGTGCTGCGCCCGCGCGCGGTGTTCGGCCACGGCGACAACGCGATCGTGCCGCGGCTGCTGGCGGTAGCGCAGCGCGGCTGGTTCCCGCTGGTGCACGGCGGACGCGCGATGATCGACGTGTGCTGCGTGGAGAACGCGGTGGCCGCAGCGCTGGCCGCGCTGCGCGCCGAACATCTCGGCGACGGCCGTGCCTACAACATCAGCAACGGCACGCCGATCGCGGTGCGCGATCTGCTCACCGAATTGTTCGCGGTGCTGCAGCTGCGCGTGCGCCTGCTGCCGGTGCCACGCCGGGTGGCCCTGGCGCTGGCCACGGTCGGCGAACAGATCGCGCTGCGCCGGCGCGGACAACCGGAGCCGCGACTGAGCCGCTACGGCATCGGCGTGCTCGGCTATTCGCAGACGCTGGACATCGGCCGCGCCCGCCGCGAACTCGGCTACGCGCCGGTGCTGTCCACCGAGGCCGGGCTGGCGGCCCTGGCGCGCACGTGA
- a CDS encoding 3-oxoacyl-[acyl-carrier-protein] synthase III C-terminal domain-containing protein, whose protein sequence is MTVEPSRPIAVRILGTGDYLPAQQVTSDSFDQRWGKPAGWTLRHAGVGVRHYAGAEEPASLMGERAARAALAAAQLQPRDVDCVISACSLMEQAIPCSAALLHARLGLQGSGLAAFDINATCLSFIAALDLAACAIAAGRYRRVLIVSSEIASVGLNGEDIDTAPLFGDGAAAVVLGADSGDSGSQLLAAHLETYSEGIEHCRVRAGGTRLRLEHGIDALRAGSLFEMNGRATYRLAAAKLPGFLQRLLDKAGVDLEQLQRIVPHQASAKALRHLQVALRLAPDTLVNVIGARGNQMAASIPSALHQAIADGRIVRGDLIGLVGSGAGLAFGGAVLRY, encoded by the coding sequence GTGACCGTCGAACCCAGCAGGCCCATCGCGGTGCGCATCCTCGGCACGGGCGACTATCTGCCCGCGCAGCAGGTGACCTCGGACAGCTTCGACCAGCGCTGGGGCAAGCCCGCCGGCTGGACCCTGCGCCATGCCGGGGTCGGCGTGCGCCACTACGCCGGCGCCGAGGAACCGGCCTCGCTGATGGGCGAACGCGCCGCGCGCGCGGCGCTGGCGGCGGCGCAGCTGCAGCCGCGCGATGTGGATTGCGTGATCTCCGCCTGCAGCCTGATGGAGCAGGCGATCCCATGCAGCGCCGCGCTGCTGCATGCGCGGCTCGGCCTGCAGGGCAGCGGGCTGGCCGCGTTCGACATCAACGCCACCTGCCTGAGCTTCATCGCCGCGCTGGACCTGGCCGCCTGCGCGATCGCCGCCGGCCGCTACCGGCGCGTGCTGATCGTGTCCAGCGAGATCGCCAGCGTCGGCCTCAACGGCGAAGACATTGACACCGCGCCGCTGTTCGGCGACGGCGCCGCGGCGGTGGTGTTGGGTGCGGACAGCGGCGACAGCGGTTCGCAACTGCTGGCCGCGCACCTGGAAACCTATTCCGAAGGCATCGAGCATTGCCGGGTCCGCGCCGGCGGCACCCGCCTGCGCCTGGAACACGGCATCGACGCCTTGCGTGCCGGCTCGCTGTTCGAAATGAACGGCCGCGCCACCTACCGGCTCGCCGCCGCGAAGCTGCCCGGGTTCCTGCAGCGGCTGCTGGACAAGGCCGGCGTCGACCTGGAGCAGTTGCAGCGGATCGTGCCGCACCAGGCCAGCGCCAAGGCGCTGCGGCATCTGCAGGTCGCGCTGCGGCTGGCGCCGGACACGCTGGTCAACGTGATCGGCGCGCGCGGCAACCAGATGGCCGCCTCGATCCCGAGCGCACTGCACCAGGCCATCGCCGACGGCCGCATCGTGCGCGGCGACCTGATCGGCCTGGTCGGTTCCGGCGCCGGGCTGGCGTTCGGCGGCGCGGTGCTCAGGTACTGA
- a CDS encoding GGDEF domain-containing protein, which produces MEWIAHLAHAGTLLIVNALLAAVSAAMFLALHLTAGKARNTRGLLLLSLSYGTFAAGFGTLLLPRASPGHPDAMGLIGNLTIDIATVLTLFAVNAYLRRPLLQLWILIPVAAIGAAEIYCLRGDGDNLRVMVICGCTLRGLLTVATGAALWRHADERIRTAARFTALFHFLWALMLLLRIAWWSTHPSADASYDPTSTFGLLSRMVLTAVITPGFLWMLTREMHAELERHASQDSLTGVANRRVMWEKGESATQEARGRNSPIAVLMIDVDNFKSINDRLGHATGDQVLIAIADTLARHIRSPDFLARVGGEEFMVLIPQGDESVVRDIAERLRRVVERQEIAPAASAALVCTVSIGYCISAQAQIEWQKLVVIADQALYAAKRGGRNRVTGTVVA; this is translated from the coding sequence GTGGAATGGATCGCACACCTGGCTCACGCTGGTACCTTGCTGATCGTCAACGCGTTGCTGGCGGCGGTCTCCGCGGCGATGTTCCTGGCCCTGCATTTGACCGCAGGGAAAGCCAGGAACACCCGGGGCTTGCTGCTTCTTAGCCTGAGCTACGGCACATTCGCCGCAGGCTTCGGCACCCTGCTGCTGCCGCGCGCATCGCCAGGGCACCCCGACGCGATGGGGTTGATCGGCAATCTGACCATCGATATCGCCACGGTATTGACCCTGTTCGCGGTGAACGCGTATCTGCGGCGGCCGCTGCTCCAGTTGTGGATCCTGATTCCGGTGGCGGCGATCGGCGCCGCGGAGATCTATTGCCTGCGCGGCGACGGCGACAATCTCAGGGTCATGGTGATCTGCGGCTGCACGCTGCGCGGCCTGCTGACGGTGGCCACGGGCGCGGCCCTGTGGCGCCATGCGGACGAAAGGATTCGAACCGCGGCGCGCTTCACCGCCCTCTTCCACTTCCTGTGGGCGCTGATGCTGCTGTTGCGCATCGCCTGGTGGTCGACCCATCCGTCCGCGGACGCATCCTACGACCCCACCTCGACCTTCGGCCTGCTCTCGCGCATGGTGTTGACCGCCGTCATCACACCCGGATTCCTGTGGATGCTGACCCGCGAGATGCATGCGGAACTGGAACGCCACGCGTCCCAGGACTCCCTCACCGGCGTCGCCAACCGCCGCGTCATGTGGGAAAAGGGCGAGTCGGCCACGCAGGAAGCCCGCGGCAGGAACTCGCCGATCGCGGTGCTGATGATCGACGTCGACAACTTCAAGTCGATCAACGACCGCCTGGGCCACGCGACCGGCGACCAGGTCCTGATCGCCATCGCCGACACGCTGGCGCGGCATATCCGCAGCCCGGACTTTCTCGCCCGCGTCGGCGGCGAGGAGTTCATGGTGCTGATCCCGCAGGGCGACGAATCGGTGGTGCGCGACATCGCCGAACGCCTGCGGCGCGTAGTCGAACGCCAGGAAATCGCGCCTGCGGCCAGCGCTGCGCTGGTCTGCACGGTCAGCATCGGTTATTGCATCTCGGCGCAGGCGCAGATCGAATGGCAGAAACTGGTGGTCATCGCCGACCAGGCGCTGTATGCGGCCAAGCGCGGCGGACGCAACCGAGTCACCGGGACCGTCGTCGCGTAG
- a CDS encoding Rieske 2Fe-2S domain-containing protein codes for MNDWHPSLYRHWFAVARADALRQRPLAVTVMDRHAAIARCADGSLLALEDRCPHRHAPLSAGCASGESLACPYHGWRFDRDGALREIPGMPPGQALPAVRVRAFAAREHDGLIWLRPDPDGDAHPAQLVQDLQPSARRFLWRTRWEAHVVDALENFLDPLHTHLLHPGLVRRGGARSAMRASLQTTDEGFHVDYAGAAAQSGWLYRLFESPRTLERAHFAAPGTAQIEYRYARGGRVRISLHFTPVGMRSTEVFASLHVDGRWAPAWAVRWLVWPLLRKVGEQDRRMLALQSHNLQRFPGVRGASTALDLVREPLRRYWDGEPLPAPGAPHCIDLML; via the coding sequence ATGAACGACTGGCATCCCTCGCTGTACCGACACTGGTTCGCCGTGGCCCGGGCCGACGCGCTGCGGCAGCGGCCGCTGGCGGTGACGGTCATGGACCGGCATGCGGCGATCGCGCGCTGCGCCGACGGCAGCCTGCTCGCGCTGGAGGACCGTTGCCCGCACCGGCACGCGCCGCTGTCGGCCGGCTGCGCCAGCGGCGAAAGCCTCGCTTGTCCGTACCACGGCTGGCGCTTCGACCGCGACGGCGCGCTGCGCGAGATCCCCGGCATGCCGCCCGGACAGGCGCTGCCGGCGGTGCGGGTCCGCGCCTTCGCCGCGCGCGAACACGACGGCTTGATCTGGCTGCGCCCGGATCCCGACGGCGACGCGCACCCGGCGCAGCTGGTGCAGGACTTGCAACCGTCGGCACGGCGCTTCCTGTGGCGCACGCGTTGGGAGGCGCACGTGGTCGATGCGCTGGAGAACTTCCTCGATCCGCTGCACACCCACCTGCTGCATCCGGGGCTGGTGCGCCGCGGCGGTGCGCGCAGCGCGATGCGCGCCAGCCTGCAGACTACGGACGAAGGCTTCCATGTCGACTATGCCGGCGCCGCCGCGCAGAGCGGCTGGCTGTACCGCTTGTTCGAATCGCCGCGCACGCTGGAGCGCGCGCATTTCGCCGCGCCCGGCACCGCGCAGATCGAATACCGATATGCCCGTGGCGGCCGCGTGCGCATCAGCCTGCACTTCACCCCGGTCGGCATGCGCAGCACCGAGGTGTTCGCCAGCCTGCACGTGGACGGACGCTGGGCGCCGGCATGGGCGGTGCGCTGGCTGGTGTGGCCGCTGCTGCGCAAGGTCGGCGAACAGGACCGGCGCATGCTCGCGTTGCAGTCGCACAACCTGCAGCGCTTTCCCGGCGTGCGCGGCGCCTCGACCGCGCTGGACCTGGTCCGCGAACCGTTGCGCCGCTACTGGGACGGCGAGCCGCTGCCGGCGCCGGGTGCGCCACACTGCATCGACCTCATGCTGTGA